ATCCAGAATGCGTGGTCATAGTATTCAAGGGTCAATGCAAGGTGGGGTGTGAACTTGACTACTACatactgcaaaatgaaatgcaacGTGTATTCAAAGTGAAAGATAACGTTGACATTGGTGGATCTTGTTTGGTGGAAGATGCGGATGGAAAATGGCATAGAGGaaaagttttggaaaagaaagagaacatcTGTAAAGCCTTTCTTATAGACACTGGACAGGTGCTAGTGGTTGAGGAAATACATATTGCTTCTGCtggtgatgatttttttcagctgcctcCAAAAGTAGTTTGGGGGATTTTTGCTAACATACTTCCTCTTGGAGAAAAATGGAGTCCAAAAGCCATAAACTATTTTTCATCACTGGTAGGACTGCAGATTACAGGTCACGTGAAATCTGTTACATCGTACCAGCTGTTTATTCTGGAAGTACCAAAGGTCATTAGTGATATTCTTGAACTGCAGTTAGGAAAACTTATTGATGGAGATTCCTTTTGTCTTATTGTAGAAATGTTGAAAGTGTTTCCACCAGAAACATTTAAGAGAATGCCACAGTTGTTGCAACAGAAATGTCCAGTCCAGGAATTGCTTACTTTTACTAATTCAGATAAACCATCAGACTTTTGGCCAGTTCCAGATCTCTTTCCACATCTACCAGCTGGTAGtaaagtaaatgtaaaaataactgtTGCAATAAGCCTGAGTAAATTTTACTGTCAGATACAGGAACGAcagaaagagctggaaaattTGACAGAAGCTATGTCTTTGTACTATGAAGCTATTAGTACAGAGAATAATACATCTTTTGATAGTTTAGGGCTACTTTGTGCTGCTAAAAGGCAAAATGGACAATGGCATAGAGGAGTGATAAAACAGCTTCTGCCCAACCGTGTGGAAGTCTGGTTTATGGATTTAGGTAGTATCGAAACTGTGCCATGTAGTTGTGTTCAGAAACTTACAGTAGAGTTCATGTCACTGCCTATGATTTCATTTCCATGTGCACTGTCTTGTTTTGGGAGTCAGGATGAAGCAGTAATAaatcttcagctgaaaaaattTATACAGGCCTTGACAGGACAgacttctgtgtgtgtttgtgttgaTTTATTCAATGCCAGTAAACACTTATATTATATTacactgaaaaatcaaaattttggAATTAATGCTAAGCATCCAGAGAACTTGAATGAGGCGGCTGCATCATTTGTCCCacctttggaaacaaaaatctCTAGCATCGGTGTAAGCTACAAAGCAAGTGTCTGGAGTTCGTCTAAAAATCGCACTGGAAATAAACAGACAAAGAACTGCTTACCTGAATGGGATAGGTCTTTATCAAGCCATTGCAAAAGAGTAAAAATGCAGATGAATACTTCCTATATTGCTTCTGTGGTATATGTCATAAATCCGTCCAACTTCTGGATTCAGACATGTGCATATCAGAAAGAATTTCGAGCCCTGATGAATAATATTGCAGATGCATATAACCAATGTGGAGCTGATGACTGGGTCCTTGAAAACCCGGAACCTGGATTACTGTGCTGTGCCAGGTATAGCAAAGATAAGCATTATTATCGGGGTGTTGTCACTGAAGTGCTTCGTGTAAGCATTACTGTCTACTTTTTAGATTTTGGGAATACAGATACAGTACCCTGTTACGATGTGAAAACATTGCTTCCGGAGTTTGCTGCTTTGCCGGCTTTAGCTGTGTGTTGTGAACTTGCTTGCACTTCTCCTGTTGAAGATGTGTGGGTTAAAAAGGAAACTGATTTCTTCAAACAAATTGTATTTAacaaactgctgctgtttcaggtcattggaaagcaaaacaacaaatatattGTTAATGCACGGTATAGGAATGCTTTGCAGGAAAGTAATGTTGCCGCACTTATGGCTCAGGCTGGATATGCAGAATACTGGGAAAGAAGACCAGTTTCTGCTCAAAATCTGTCAAAAAAACACCAAGCCCAGAATCCCCTCCAGTTAAAGCAAAATTATGTAAATGCACGGTGCACCTctgatatttataaaaataatgtatcaCAAAATAGACAggtatttcaaaaggaaaaaacagtaagCACATCTTCTAGGCTGAGAAAATCAGTGATGCCGTCCTCTTTTGGAAAAGATGCTCTCTCTGAAAGTCATCAGGTCAGGTCTCAGTCATTTTCCCAGGTCCcagtacctgaaaaaaaaatactttataaagAGCTTGTGTTTAGACCAGGAGCTGTTTTTGAAGTGGTGTGTTCTTACAGTGTTTCCCCAACAGAGTTTTCATGCCAGTTGCGGAGTAAACTGCCAGAGCTAAATACCTTAATGAAGCAAATCCAGACTTACTATAAAGAGCATACTATTCCTTACAAAACCGGACAGGTTGCCTGTGTTGTTAAATGTCCCAAAGATGGGAAGTGGTACAGAGCAAGTGTTTTGCAGCAAGTGTCCACAAATGAAGTTGATGTGGTTTTTGTAGACTATGGTTATCGGGAAAGAGTTCTACTTAATGATCTTCAAGCTGTCCTTCCAGATTTCCTAACTCTCGAAAGTCAAGCCTTTCAGTGCGCACTTAAAAATGTACCCTTACAAACTGATGCACTTAATTGGTCTGAAGAAAAGTGTAGACTTTTTAACGACTTCgtttctgctgctggaggaccATTGACTTGCACTGTCTATGCTCTAATTCTTTTAAGTCCAAACTGTTTATGCAATATAGTTGACTTGCAGACTCCGTTTATTAGTGCGGAGGAGTTTCTCAGGGAATGTGGACTCAACCAGTCTGAATGTATTGGATTGCAAAGACTTGCACCTTTGGGTTCCATGTACAGTTTTTATTACTCATCTTTTAATATAGAAATTGGGAGCGAGGAGGAGGTTTATATAACTCACATACATAGCCCTTCAAAATTCTATTGCCAGCTTAACCGAAACAGTGCAACTATAGAGGCATTGTCGCGAAATGTGACTGAAATCAGTAAGATGGCAAATCATGCAAAATATGATACCATCAGTATGCGATTATGTATAGCCAGATATTTTGAAGATGGTCAGTTTTATAGAGCTTTGGTTTCTCCTGTGGGATCAACATCCTATCTATGTGCTGACTTTGTGGATTTTGGAAATAAGCATATGGTAGAGAGAGACCAATTGATGCCTATTCCAGACTCTGCCACTGACCTAATACTCACACCCATGCAAGCCATTAAATGCTGTCTGTCCGATCTTAAGGACACAAAATTTCCAGCAAGAGTTATTAGATGGTTTGAGGAAACTTTCCTTGGCAAGCTGCTGAAAGCTGTAATTGTATCCAGAGAATCAGATGGCCAGATTGTTGTTGAGTTGTATGATGGACAGCTCCAAGTAGGTCAGAAAGTTGAAGAAAAACTATTGGAAGAATTGGCTTATGTGACAAATTATACAGAACAATTTGTTGGAAGTTATGAAGTGATACACGACATAGAAAATAACGGTGAAGTAAGTTTTGAAAGTCCTGAAAGGATtcaattgaaaaataaactgaaatttcaaGTAGACAATGAGTATTACCAGGCAGATAATGGAGAGAATTTTGGAGATGAAGAGCAAATTACACGTAGAACACAAGACCAGTGTTGTGGGTCCTCAAAGCTGGTAACTTCAGAGGGCAGTGAAGAACCAGGTTTTCTAAAACCTTACAGTGCTGCTACGGAACACAGAGAGAAACCTATGGATGGAACGTCTGCTTCTCAATCACTGTGTCATCCTTCTTTAAGTTTAAAGGAAATAACTGTAAATGCTCTCTCTGAATCTTGTACTGAACAACTAAATTATACAGGTCAGCAGGAAAGGgataatgaaaatattccaaaattaaTCAGTCTTCCTCAACGTGATATTCAGGTGAATTCTGAAGTAGCAGGGTACATTTCTCATACAAATAGTCCATCGAGTTTCTATATTCAGTTTGCAGAGGATGAAAACTTAATAATTCAACTAgcagaagaattaaatgaaagcatGGTGAATATAGGTCATGAAAATGGCTTAGGTGAGCTCATGGTAGGGGATCTCATTTTAGCAGAGTTTGCCATTGACTGTTTTTACTATAGGGCAGTTATTAAAACTCTGAAATCAGGAGACTCCTTTGAGGTAGAGTTTATTGACTATGGCAATACAGCAGTTGTAAGCCTTTCCAAAATCTGCAGGATTCAGAAAAAGTTGTTAACTTTGCCGAGGCTCAGTATTCATTGTTTCCTTAGCACAGTGAACAGTGCTCCTGATGAAAGCTGGACTAACGAAAGAACTTCCtattttgtaaacaaaacaaataataaattagtCACTTGCAAATTCTTAGAGCAAGATGGAGAGCAGTGGAAAGTAGATATAATTTGTGATGGAAATTCTATCTCTGATGGCTTTCAGCAGAAAAGTGGCAGGACAAgtttgcaaaacaaaccaatGCAGAGTTGGGAACACGTGTCAAAACAAATTCTGCTTACAAATGGTAATCCTCAAGACGGAAGGTCTGTGAGTGACTTAGATGgtcaaaggaaaaatcagaCTGCTAGGatggaaaataattctaaaatgtGCTTAAATGTCCCTCCTCAGGATCTAAATACTGAACAAatagaaagagcagaaataattaATGCTTCAGCAGGTGGAGAATTTCATGTACAGTTACTTAAAAATCTGCAGATATTAAATGGTTTAAATGCCATGCTTGTCGAAGAAGCACAAAGAAGTGGTTTACTTATGGCGGATAACATTGAGGAAGGGTTGGAGTGCATGGTAAAATCTGAAAGGAACTTAAAGTGGTATCGATCGAAAGTGATAAAGATGTTTATCAGGGAGAGGTTAATGCTAGTTTTTTTTATAGATTATGGCATCTATGAGATGGTGTCCTTAAATAATGCAAAGATTCTCAGTGATGAGATTAAAAGCATTCCTAAACAAGCTGTGCTTTGTGAATGggtttggttaaaaaaaatgagtaaagtTCCATTTGTCCATGTAGTAAATACACTCCTAAATGGTGGAATAAGGATCTTGTTTCTGAGATACTTGGAATCTTCTCATATCTGGGAAGTAGATATCTTAGTAGGGAAAGTTCTGCTTCAGAAATACTTGAATCAGCTCTTAACAATTGTTGTTGAACCGGAAAAATCCAGTAATACAGACTGTATGGAGGAGTTTCAGGAGTCATTCAGGATGAATTCAATCACATGGACACTGCTGCAGAGTGGCAGAAAGTATTCTGGGTTTGCAACTGCAGTTACTGATCCTTCAAACTTCAGCATCCAGTTTGAAGACTTATTTGATTCCATGAAAACCTTATCTTTGCTGCTCTCTGATGTTCCTGATGACTTGCCAGCTTTGCCAGAAGAACTTGTGTTTCCTGGTAACAGCTGCTTGATCCAGTTTGGACTGGAAGCACAGTGGAACAGAGTACAAATTAGTGAAGTGACAAGTCAGTCTGTTCTTATTACATTTATTGATTATGGCTTTCTGAAAAGCATCCCCTGCTCGGAAATCCATAGACTTAAAGTTATTCCAGAAAGTCTGTCTTATTTACCACACTTGGCTTACTCTTGCTCTTTACATGGTATAGTTCCTGCCACAGGGGAATACTGGAGTGATGAAGccaaatttctgtttcaaaagcttCTTAGTAAACCAAATCTCATATTCCATTTTAAACACTATGGCTCTGGAATGAGGTTAGAGGTTGATATTCTGTATGAGGAGAATAATCTAGGTTGTGCCTTAGTTGCTGCTGGCCATGCAGTCTACTCTGCAGGTAGGTGCTGTCTCAATCCAGTTAATGGAGTTGAATCAACCAAAACATGCTTGTAGCCTGATTATCCAAATTCTAAGTGTGGTGGTTTTCTTTGTGAACCAGATTGtaactaaacaaaaataaacttttttgtttgtttgtttgtttttttgatagACGTGAAGCAAAGAAATAGGATAGGACTGCTTGTGATAAAAGTTCCAAAAAAGGTGTCTGGAAAGAGAATGCTACATCGCTAATAAAGGATCTTAGTTCTTATAACACTGGGGGGGCGGAGTAGGGGGTGGGGAGAAAACTATGAAGTCTTTCAGCACTGTGATgatacaaaaaattaaaattgatttcaCACAGAGTAGATCTACTATCAGAAGTACCGGTTGAGACTTGTCATTCTGATGAACCCCAGTCTCTAAAGACAGTGTGAAGATACcatcaaaacatttatttgaataataatTAGGCTGCAGATTAAGAAAAAGTACTTCTTTACTGCATGAACAAGCTCACTCAACTCACATTGATAACTCTATATTTACTTCATGGAGTTATGTTCTTTGTAGTGCCAAGTAATACTTAGTTTTAAGTGCCTCTGCATAAAAGTTTTAAGGTTTAATTAACTGTGATTCTAACTTCTGGCTATCATTTGGTTCTAACAGCACATCTTgaatgtctgttttttgttcgttctgtttttttttttttttctttttaaaaaaagatcatcTGAATACCTTAAATGGCAGTTCTATTTGTGTAATATTAATGTGCaactaacatttttaaatttgatttttgcTAATGTAAAATAGACTGTCTTAACTTAGGCGGTTGTACAATACTTAATGTTACAAAATGGAGCCTAGTAATGACAGgtggtttaaaaagaaaaaccaaagaGCTGTTAAGAGTATGATTTTGATGTTCTGCTAATTGCACATTAGCTTTTTGcaagactttttattttcaacatgtAATGAATCTAGCTTGAAATTGTCGTTTCTTTTCCGAAGGTCTGATGACCAAACTACTTAAGGTAGAAACTAGATAATGGGAAAGTATTTTCAGGATTatactgtaaatgaaaataaagatgacaGCTTCAGTCATTGCTTGTATGAATtatcagaaagacattttaGGGTTATGTTACAATTGTTAAATGAAGTTGCTGGGATGTCTTGCTAAGATTTTATTCCCAGTCTTCTTTCTTTGGTGTGTACTTCCCCTatccccagcctcagccataACAGCATCCTCCTTCCAAGCAGTAGAAGAGGCTATGTGTGTGACCTAGTTGAGAGAAATTGTCAGAGGATTTGAGAGTTTAGATTACTTATGCTATTTGTCTTTGGGCAGGCATAATTCTGagtaaaaataatgctttgatTTGGTAAAATTTAATTGAAAGCTATTGCTTATCATTTGGTTgtatttcctaaatatttttgtgtaaattATGCATTTGTTTATACATGTCATtgattactttgtttttttttttttttaatatgtaaaagtGATAAAGAGCCAGTTGCAATTGGAATTAAAAATGATGTATTCACTATTTTGCCTCTTTGTCATGAACAATAAAATGCTTATCTTCTGTGTGTAACATGCCTTGCCTAAATCattctgaatgttttcaaaCTTTCTGTGACCTCTGTGATTGGTGAATGCATTAGAGAGAATTCAAAGCTACATCTCTACTTTCTTTGTGGAATGGTGCCACGGAGCAGTCCTTGCCATCTAATCCAGCAGCTGTGAAGCAGATTGTATTTGTAGTTTGCTGAATCAAGGTTTGCTTCTGAATGCTGTACAAATGGCACAGACTTTCTGTGGGCTCACTTGTAAGCTTGCTAGCATGAGATGCATGCCCCGCTCACCCTgcatctgctctgtgctgctcttgtACTTTTAACTCACACCTTAAAGGGAGCCAGACCTCTTGTGGCAGATAGGTAGCCATGCTTTATATCCTATTACTTGCAAAGTAACTTGCAATTACTTTGGgaaacattttgcattatttttaaagatgtacaTTGTGTATTGATGAACATTTGAACTCTGTTAAAAAGATTGTGATGTTTCTCAAATGCTCTGACATTTTTCAGTGTCCCCTAAAGCCTACCTGGTATTTGTGGGAGTGGgtatctttttcttgtttttatttatgtctcAATGTAGCTGTAAGATGTTATAACCATACAGCAAGATACATCTGAGTTTGAAGAACTTACTATGCAGCACTACTCCCTAGAGTAAGACTACCTCTTGCTGATTTTGATGCTCCTTTCTGACGGATTCAGCAGGAGCCCTATACTATCTCCAGAGGGGAACTGTCAGTCACAAGAAATTGTGGGTGTGAGAGAAAGAGTAAGATGATTAAGAATTCATCTAGCAAGAAAGgcagatggaaggaaaaaagttctACTGGTGGTCTGGGGTTGTGATTCAAGACTATTGAAATGGCATGCCAGTTACTAGATGTTTGTATGGGCCAGGAACCATAGCTATTTTGATTTCTCAGGCATAAATTTAGGTTTCAGTGTTCACTGCACCTGTGAAGATTTTTCAAGTTTGCAAATGAATAGATATGAAATATGAGTGTAAAGCATGACAAAGAACtcttaaaaactaaaaagtgATCAATTCTTCCATAAAAGAAATCTTAAGGATGCAGAAGAGCCTCTGACGTTGCTTTTACTGACTGCAGAGGATTATATGTAACCAATTTTGCAGTGTTAGAGGTGGCTTGTACCTAATTTGCTGATCAGCGTTGAGGAACACATACTTTATACTGGAAGAGTATGTTTCTTTCCAAGCTGTGGAATAGAAGATTGATTAGAGATGGGATCATCTTGTTACTTATATACAGTTatctttttatgtatttgtatttaaagtTGAGTCAAACTGGAAATCAGCTTGATAGCTGATTTCAGCTGTTGTCCAAAATTATGCTGAAAAGGTAAGACATCGTAAACTTAAAAAGacagtgtttttcttaattgtgtACGCTATATTTGGGTTACTTAATTTCTTGTAGACCATTTTATTCGTGCATTCCAATTTTTAGTGTCATGTTCAATGTTGTTTTAAGATCTTTAAGAAATAGTCTGTTCTCTAGTTACCTTAATGTTTTCTAACATTTCAACgcacagtttttcttttatagacTGATCTTCTAATGAATGCAATCTTAGTTTTGCAGGCTGTTAGTTTTCTCTGATGCTCACTGCTCTTACTCCAGCATTCACAAGTTGCTATTCTACTGACCAGTTTCAGTGGTCTCGGTTAGAAAGGAGGAGTTAATGACATTGCATCTTGT
The nucleotide sequence above comes from Aythya fuligula isolate bAytFul2 chromosome 3, bAytFul2.pri, whole genome shotgun sequence. Encoded proteins:
- the TDRD15 gene encoding tudor domain-containing protein 15, with protein sequence METDLEDQIIDEDRMKSLTPSPNVVDMNLKISHIECHPECVVIVFKGQCKVGCELDYYILQNEMQRVFKVKDNVDIGGSCLVEDADGKWHRGKVLEKKENICKAFLIDTGQVLVVEEIHIASAGDDFFQLPPKVVWGIFANILPLGEKWSPKAINYFSSLVGLQITGHVKSVTSYQLFILEVPKVISDILELQLGKLIDGDSFCLIVEMLKVFPPETFKRMPQLLQQKCPVQELLTFTNSDKPSDFWPVPDLFPHLPAGSKVNVKITVAISLSKFYCQIQERQKELENLTEAMSLYYEAISTENNTSFDSLGLLCAAKRQNGQWHRGVIKQLLPNRVEVWFMDLGSIETVPCSCVQKLTVEFMSLPMISFPCALSCFGSQDEAVINLQLKKFIQALTGQTSVCVCVDLFNASKHLYYITLKNQNFGINAKHPENLNEAAASFVPPLETKISSIGVSYKASVWSSSKNRTGNKQTKNCLPEWDRSLSSHCKRVKMQMNTSYIASVVYVINPSNFWIQTCAYQKEFRALMNNIADAYNQCGADDWVLENPEPGLLCCARYSKDKHYYRGVVTEVLRVSITVYFLDFGNTDTVPCYDVKTLLPEFAALPALAVCCELACTSPVEDVWVKKETDFFKQIVFNKLLLFQVIGKQNNKYIVNARYRNALQESNVAALMAQAGYAEYWERRPVSAQNLSKKHQAQNPLQLKQNYVNARCTSDIYKNNVSQNRQVFQKEKTVSTSSRLRKSVMPSSFGKDALSESHQVRSQSFSQVPVPEKKILYKELVFRPGAVFEVVCSYSVSPTEFSCQLRSKLPELNTLMKQIQTYYKEHTIPYKTGQVACVVKCPKDGKWYRASVLQQVSTNEVDVVFVDYGYRERVLLNDLQAVLPDFLTLESQAFQCALKNVPLQTDALNWSEEKCRLFNDFVSAAGGPLTCTVYALILLSPNCLCNIVDLQTPFISAEEFLRECGLNQSECIGLQRLAPLGSMYSFYYSSFNIEIGSEEEVYITHIHSPSKFYCQLNRNSATIEALSRNVTEISKMANHAKYDTISMRLCIARYFEDGQFYRALVSPVGSTSYLCADFVDFGNKHMVERDQLMPIPDSATDLILTPMQAIKCCLSDLKDTKFPARVIRWFEETFLGKLLKAVIVSRESDGQIVVELYDGQLQVGQKVEEKLLEELAYVTNYTEQFVGSYEVIHDIENNGEVSFESPERIQLKNKLKFQVDNEYYQADNGENFGDEEQITRRTQDQCCGSSKLVTSEGSEEPGFLKPYSAATEHREKPMDGTSASQSLCHPSLSLKEITVNALSESCTEQLNYTGQQERDNENIPKLISLPQRDIQVNSEVAGYISHTNSPSSFYIQFAEDENLIIQLAEELNESMVNIGHENGLGELMVGDLILAEFAIDCFYYRAVIKTLKSGDSFEVEFIDYGNTAVVSLSKICRIQKKLLTLPRLSIHCFLSTVNSAPDESWTNERTSYFVNKTNNKLVTCKFLEQDGEQWKVDIICDGNSISDGFQQKSGRTSLQNKPMQSWEHVSKQILLTNGNPQDGRSVSDLDGQRKNQTARMENNSKMCLNVPPQDLNTEQIERAEIINASAGGEFHVQLLKNLQILNGLNAMLVEEAQRSGLLMADNIEEGLECMVKSERNLKWYRSKVIKMFIRERLMLVFFIDYGIYEMVSLNNAKILSDEIKSIPKQAVLCEWVWLKKMSKVPFVHVVNTLLNGGIRILFLRYLESSHIWEVDILVGKVLLQKYLNQLLTIVVEPEKSSNTDCMEEFQESFRMNSITWTLLQSGRKYSGFATAVTDPSNFSIQFEDLFDSMKTLSLLLSDVPDDLPALPEELVFPGNSCLIQFGLEAQWNRVQISEVTSQSVLITFIDYGFLKSIPCSEIHRLKVIPESLSYLPHLAYSCSLHGIVPATGEYWSDEAKFLFQKLLSKPNLIFHFKHYGSGMRLEVDILYEENNLGCALVAAGHAVYSAGRCCLNPVNGVESTKTCL